The following coding sequences lie in one Cronobacter universalis NCTC 9529 genomic window:
- the fepD gene encoding Fe(3+)-siderophore ABC transporter permease encodes MVVLGCLLLLLLLMVALSLLAGAKSLPFSLVMDALTGTCREADCTIVLDARLPRTLAGIVAGLSLGLAGALMQTLTRNPLADPGLLGVNSGASFAIVLGAALWGVSDPLHILALALCGALAATLVVAFTGSAGGGQLSPVRLTLAGVALAAVLEGLSGGIALLNPVVYDQLRFWQAGSLDIRTLTTLKAIVPVVLTGAVIALLLGRALNSLSMGSDTATALGSRVARTQVFGLIAITLLCASATAVVGPIAFIGLMMPHLARWLVGADHRWSLPVTLLATPSLLLLADIIGRLVVPGELRVSVVSAFIGAPALIYLVRQRRGGASL; translated from the coding sequence ATGGTTGTCCTGGGGTGTCTCTTGTTACTGCTGCTGTTGATGGTCGCCCTCAGCCTGCTGGCGGGCGCCAAATCCCTGCCCTTCTCTCTCGTGATGGACGCGCTCACCGGCACCTGCCGCGAGGCGGACTGCACCATCGTGCTGGATGCGCGTCTGCCGCGCACCCTTGCGGGTATTGTCGCGGGACTGTCGCTCGGGCTTGCCGGCGCGCTGATGCAAACGCTGACCCGCAACCCGCTCGCCGACCCCGGCCTGTTAGGCGTCAATTCCGGCGCCAGTTTCGCCATTGTGCTGGGCGCGGCGCTGTGGGGCGTGAGCGATCCGCTGCATATTCTCGCGCTGGCGCTGTGCGGTGCGCTGGCCGCCACACTCGTGGTGGCGTTTACCGGCAGCGCGGGCGGCGGGCAGCTTAGCCCGGTGCGCCTGACGCTCGCGGGCGTGGCGCTGGCCGCGGTGCTGGAAGGGCTTTCCGGCGGCATCGCGCTGTTAAACCCGGTGGTGTATGACCAGCTGCGCTTCTGGCAGGCGGGCTCGCTTGATATCCGCACCCTGACGACGCTTAAAGCCATTGTGCCGGTCGTGCTCACGGGCGCGGTTATCGCGCTGCTGCTGGGGCGCGCCCTGAACAGCCTGAGCATGGGCAGCGACACGGCGACGGCGCTCGGCAGCCGCGTGGCGCGCACGCAGGTGTTCGGGCTTATCGCCATTACGCTCCTGTGCGCCAGCGCCACCGCCGTGGTCGGCCCCATCGCCTTTATCGGCCTGATGATGCCGCACTTGGCGCGCTGGCTGGTGGGCGCGGATCACCGCTGGTCGCTGCCGGTGACGCTGCTCGCCACGCCGTCGCTGCTGCTGCTCGCGGATATCATTGGCAGGCTGGTAGTGCCGGGCGAACTGCGGGTATCGGTGGTCAGCGCGTTTATCGGCGCGCCCGCGCTGATTTATCTGGTGCGCCAGCGGCGCGGCGGAGCGTCGCTATGA
- the fepG gene encoding iron-enterobactin ABC transporter permease has protein sequence MRSVPPRLGLFCLLMLSLCIGLGLWALTQGAVTLEARKVLEALTGHAPRNVALIVTEWRLPRVAMALLLGAALGVSGAIFQSLMRNPLGSPDVMGFNTGAWSGVLVAMVLAGQHQSAIAFTAIAGGTLTAFIVWLLAWRNGIDTFRLIIIGIGVRAMLVAFNTWLLLQASLETALSAGLWNAGSLNGITWGKTLPAAPLLALALLASALLVRRMRLLEMGDDSACALGVAVERSRLLLMLTGVVLTAGATAMAGPISFVALVAPHIARRLSGTARFGLTQAALCGALLLLAADLCAQYLFTPYQLPVGTVTVCLGGIYLIALLIQESRKR, from the coding sequence ATGAGATCCGTTCCCCCTCGTTTAGGGCTCTTTTGCCTGCTGATGTTGAGCCTGTGCATCGGTCTCGGCCTCTGGGCGCTGACGCAGGGCGCGGTAACGCTTGAAGCCCGTAAGGTGCTGGAGGCGCTGACCGGCCACGCGCCGCGCAATGTTGCGCTTATCGTCACCGAATGGCGGCTGCCGCGCGTGGCGATGGCGCTGCTGCTGGGTGCCGCGCTCGGCGTGAGCGGCGCGATTTTCCAGTCGCTGATGCGCAACCCTTTAGGCAGCCCGGATGTGATGGGCTTTAACACCGGCGCCTGGAGCGGCGTGCTGGTGGCGATGGTGCTGGCGGGCCAGCACCAGTCCGCTATCGCGTTCACCGCCATCGCGGGCGGCACGCTGACGGCGTTTATCGTCTGGCTCCTCGCCTGGCGCAACGGCATCGACACTTTCCGGCTGATTATTATCGGCATTGGCGTGCGCGCGATGCTGGTGGCGTTCAATACGTGGCTGCTGTTGCAGGCGTCGCTTGAGACGGCGCTGTCGGCGGGCCTGTGGAACGCCGGTTCGCTGAACGGCATCACCTGGGGCAAAACGCTGCCCGCCGCCCCGCTGCTTGCGCTGGCGCTGCTGGCGAGCGCGCTGCTGGTGCGCCGGATGCGGCTTCTGGAGATGGGCGACGACAGCGCCTGCGCGCTGGGTGTGGCGGTGGAACGCTCTCGCCTGCTGCTGATGCTGACCGGCGTGGTGCTGACCGCAGGCGCGACGGCGATGGCCGGGCCGATTTCGTTTGTCGCGCTGGTGGCGCCGCATATCGCGCGTCGCTTAAGCGGCACCGCGCGCTTCGGGCTGACCCAGGCGGCGCTGTGCGGCGCGCTACTGCTGCTGGCCGCCGATCTGTGCGCGCAGTATCTGTTTACGCCTTATCAGCTGCCGGTGGGCACCGTCACCGTCTGCCTCGGCGGCATTTATCTCATCGCCTTGTTGATACAGGAGTCACGCAAGAGATGA
- the fepC gene encoding iron-enterobactin ABC transporter ATP-binding protein codes for MTTTSRLTGEALTLGYGDFRVADGLNVAIPDGKFTAIIGPNGCGKSTLLRTLSRLMKPLGGQVRLDGEAIQRFATKEVARRIGLLAQNASAPGDITVAELVARGRYPHQPLFTRWRDEDERAVQKAMAATGVTALADQSVDTLSGGQRQRAWIAMVLAQETSILLLDEPTTWLDISHQIDLLELLSALNREQGYTLAAVLHDLNQACRYANHLIALRDGKIIAEGAPSEIVDAALIEAIYGLRCMIIEDPVAGTPLVVPLGRR; via the coding sequence ATGACTACGACCTCACGCTTGACCGGCGAAGCGCTGACGCTGGGCTACGGCGATTTTCGCGTCGCCGACGGGCTGAACGTGGCGATCCCGGATGGCAAATTCACCGCGATTATCGGTCCGAACGGCTGCGGCAAATCGACGCTGCTGCGCACGCTGAGCCGTCTGATGAAACCGCTCGGCGGGCAGGTGCGGCTCGATGGCGAGGCTATTCAGCGCTTCGCCACTAAAGAGGTGGCGCGGCGTATTGGCCTGCTCGCGCAGAACGCCAGCGCGCCGGGGGATATCACCGTTGCGGAGCTGGTGGCGCGCGGGCGTTATCCGCATCAGCCGCTGTTTACCCGCTGGCGCGACGAGGACGAGCGCGCGGTGCAAAAGGCGATGGCGGCGACCGGCGTGACCGCGCTTGCCGACCAGAGCGTCGATACGCTCTCCGGCGGCCAGCGCCAGCGCGCCTGGATTGCGATGGTGCTGGCGCAGGAGACCTCGATTTTGCTGCTCGATGAGCCGACCACCTGGCTTGATATCAGCCATCAGATCGATCTGCTGGAGCTGCTGAGCGCGCTTAATCGCGAGCAGGGGTATACGCTTGCCGCGGTGTTGCACGATTTGAACCAGGCGTGCCGCTACGCGAACCATCTGATCGCGTTGCGGGACGGGAAGATTATCGCCGAGGGCGCGCCTTCTGAGATTGTGGACGCGGCGCTTATCGAGGCGATTTACGGATTGCGGTGCATGATTATTGAGGATCCGGTGGCGGGTACGCCGCTGGTGGTGCCGCTCGGGCGGCGGTAG
- the maeB gene encoding NADP-dependent oxaloacetate-decarboxylating malate dehydrogenase → MDEQLKQSALDFHEFPVPGKIQVSPTKPLATQRDLALAYSPGVAAPCLEIAADPLAAYKYTARGNLVAVISNGTAVLGLGNIGALAGKPVMEGKGVLFKKFAGIDVFDIEIDEHDPDKVVDVVAALEPTFGGINLEDIKAPECFYIEKKLRERMNIPVFHDDQHGTAIICTAAVLNGLRVVQKNISDARLVVSGAGASAIACMNLLVALGMQKHNIVVCDSKGVIYKGREENMAETKAAYAIDDNGKRTLGDVIEGADIFLGCSGPKVMTQEMVKKMADSPLILALANPEPEIMPPLAKEVRPDAIICTGRSDFPNQVNNVLCFPFIFRGALDVGATAINEEMKLAAVHAIAELAHAEQSDVVASAYEDQELSFGPDYIIPKPFDPRLIVTIAPAVAKAAMDSGVATRPIEDFDAYKDKLTEFVYKTNLFMKPVFNQARKDPKRVVLTEGEEPRVLHATQELITLGLAKPVLVGRPGVIEMRLKKLGLQIEAGKDFEIVNNESDPRFKEYWNEYYSIMKRRGITQEQAQRAVIGNSTVIGAIMVHRGEADAMICGTIGDYHEHFSVVQQIFGYRDGVKAAGAMNALLLPSGNTFIADTYVNDDPTPEQLAEITVMAAETVRRFGIEPKVALLSHSNFGSSDSPAASKMRETLQLVRERAPDLMIDGEMHGDAALVESIRNDRMPDSPLKGSANILIMPNVEAARISYNLLRVSSSEGVTVGPVLMGVAKPVHVLTPIASVRRIVNMVALAVVEAQTNPL, encoded by the coding sequence ATGGATGAACAACTAAAACAGAGCGCCCTCGATTTTCACGAATTCCCGGTCCCAGGCAAAATTCAGGTTTCTCCGACCAAACCGCTGGCGACCCAGCGCGATCTGGCGCTGGCGTATTCGCCAGGCGTGGCGGCGCCCTGTCTGGAAATCGCCGCCGACCCGCTGGCCGCCTATAAATACACCGCGCGCGGCAACCTCGTGGCGGTTATCTCCAACGGCACCGCGGTGCTGGGGCTTGGCAATATCGGCGCGCTGGCCGGTAAACCGGTGATGGAAGGCAAGGGCGTCCTGTTTAAGAAATTCGCCGGTATTGATGTGTTTGATATCGAAATCGACGAGCACGATCCCGATAAAGTGGTTGATGTGGTGGCGGCGCTGGAGCCGACCTTCGGCGGGATCAACCTGGAAGATATCAAAGCGCCGGAGTGTTTTTATATCGAAAAGAAACTGCGCGAGCGCATGAACATTCCGGTGTTCCATGACGATCAGCACGGCACCGCCATTATCTGTACCGCCGCGGTGTTAAACGGCCTGCGCGTGGTGCAAAAAAATATCTCTGACGCGCGCCTCGTGGTCTCCGGCGCGGGCGCGTCCGCCATCGCCTGTATGAACCTGCTGGTGGCGCTTGGCATGCAGAAGCACAACATCGTGGTGTGCGACTCCAAAGGCGTCATCTACAAAGGTCGCGAAGAGAACATGGCGGAAACCAAAGCCGCCTACGCGATTGACGATAACGGCAAGCGCACGCTCGGCGACGTGATCGAAGGCGCGGATATCTTCCTTGGCTGCTCCGGCCCGAAAGTCATGACCCAGGAGATGGTGAAAAAGATGGCGGATTCGCCGCTCATCCTCGCGCTCGCCAACCCTGAGCCGGAAATCATGCCGCCGCTCGCCAAAGAAGTGCGCCCGGATGCGATCATCTGCACCGGTCGTTCGGATTTCCCGAACCAGGTGAACAACGTGCTCTGCTTCCCGTTCATCTTCCGCGGCGCGCTGGACGTAGGCGCGACCGCCATCAACGAAGAGATGAAGCTCGCGGCGGTGCACGCCATCGCCGAACTGGCGCATGCCGAGCAGAGCGACGTGGTGGCTTCGGCCTATGAAGATCAGGAGTTATCGTTCGGGCCGGATTACATCATTCCGAAACCGTTCGACCCGCGCCTTATCGTGACTATCGCCCCTGCGGTGGCGAAAGCGGCGATGGATTCCGGCGTCGCGACCCGCCCGATTGAGGATTTCGACGCCTATAAAGACAAGCTCACCGAGTTTGTCTACAAAACCAACCTGTTTATGAAGCCGGTCTTCAACCAGGCGCGCAAAGATCCGAAGCGCGTGGTGCTGACCGAAGGCGAAGAGCCGCGCGTGCTGCACGCCACCCAGGAGCTGATTACGCTTGGCCTGGCGAAGCCGGTGCTGGTGGGCCGTCCTGGCGTTATTGAGATGCGCCTGAAAAAACTCGGCCTGCAAATCGAGGCGGGCAAAGATTTCGAGATCGTGAATAACGAGTCGGACCCGCGCTTTAAGGAGTACTGGAACGAGTACTACAGCATCATGAAGCGCCGTGGCATCACCCAGGAGCAGGCCCAGCGCGCCGTTATCGGCAACAGTACGGTGATTGGCGCCATCATGGTGCATCGCGGCGAAGCCGACGCCATGATTTGCGGTACGATCGGCGATTACCACGAACATTTCAGCGTGGTTCAGCAGATTTTCGGCTATCGCGACGGCGTGAAGGCCGCAGGCGCGATGAACGCGCTCCTGCTGCCGAGCGGCAACACCTTTATCGCCGACACGTACGTGAACGACGATCCGACGCCGGAACAGCTGGCGGAGATTACGGTCATGGCGGCGGAAACGGTGCGTCGTTTCGGGATCGAGCCGAAAGTGGCGCTGTTGTCGCATTCCAACTTCGGATCTTCCGATTCGCCCGCCGCCAGCAAAATGCGCGAGACGCTACAGCTGGTGCGTGAGCGCGCCCCGGATCTGATGATCGACGGCGAGATGCACGGCGACGCGGCGCTGGTGGAGAGCATCCGCAACGATCGTATGCCGGACAGCCCGCTGAAAGGCTCGGCCAACATCCTGATTATGCCGAACGTGGAAGCGGCGCGTATCAGTTATAACCTGCTGCGCGTGTCGAGCTCCGAGGGCGTGACCGTAGGGCCGGTGCTGATGGGCGTCGCGAAACCGGTGCATGTGTTGACGCCAATCGCCTCGGTTCGCCGTATCGTGAATATGGTGGCGCTGGCGGTAGTCGAAGCGCAAACCAACCCGCTGTAA
- the tal gene encoding transaldolase: MNQLDGIKQFTTVVADSGDIESIRNYQPQDATTNPSLLLKAASLEHYQHLFTDALEYGKKRGSTQKEQVAEASDKLAVNVGAEILKSIPGRVSTEVDARLSFDKEKSIAKARRLVELYQDQGIDKSRILIKLASTWEGIRAAEELEKEGIHCNLTLLFSFAQARACAEAGVYLISPFVGRIYDWYNTRKPMDPYVVDEDPGVKSVRNIYDYYKQHNYQTIVMGASFRRTEQILALAGCDRLTISPNLLKELQESDAPVARKLIPASQGFNRPQPMTEAEFRWEHNQDAMAVEKLAEGIRQFAVDQRSLEDLLAAKL, translated from the coding sequence ATGAACCAACTCGATGGCATTAAACAATTCACAACGGTAGTCGCCGACAGCGGCGATATTGAATCGATTCGTAACTATCAGCCTCAGGACGCCACCACCAACCCTTCCCTGCTGCTGAAGGCCGCCAGCCTTGAGCATTACCAGCATCTGTTCACCGATGCGCTGGAATACGGCAAAAAACGCGGCAGCACGCAAAAAGAGCAGGTGGCGGAAGCCAGCGACAAACTGGCGGTCAACGTGGGTGCGGAAATTCTGAAAAGCATTCCGGGACGCGTCTCGACGGAAGTGGACGCCCGCCTGTCGTTCGACAAAGAAAAAAGCATCGCCAAAGCGCGTCGCCTGGTCGAACTCTATCAGGATCAGGGCATCGATAAATCGCGCATTCTGATTAAGCTCGCGTCCACCTGGGAAGGCATTCGCGCCGCGGAAGAGCTGGAAAAAGAAGGCATTCACTGCAACCTGACGCTGCTGTTCTCCTTCGCCCAGGCGCGCGCCTGCGCCGAAGCGGGGGTGTATCTGATCTCTCCGTTCGTGGGCCGTATCTATGACTGGTACAACACCCGCAAACCGATGGACCCGTATGTGGTCGATGAAGATCCCGGCGTGAAGTCGGTGCGTAACATCTACGACTATTACAAGCAGCATAACTACCAGACCATCGTCATGGGCGCGAGCTTCCGCCGTACCGAGCAGATCCTGGCGCTGGCGGGCTGCGACCGTCTGACCATCTCCCCTAACCTGCTCAAAGAGTTGCAGGAGAGCGATGCGCCGGTGGCGCGTAAGCTGATCCCGGCATCCCAGGGCTTTAACCGTCCGCAGCCGATGACCGAAGCCGAATTCCGCTGGGAGCATAACCAGGACGCGATGGCGGTTGAAAAACTGGCCGAAGGCATTCGCCAGTTCGCGGTCGACCAGCGCTCGCTGGAAGATCTGCTCGCCGCCAAACTTTAA
- the tkt gene encoding transketolase, whose product MSHQLLANAIRALSMDAVQKAKSGHPGAPMGMADIAEVLWNGFLKHNPTNPTWYDRDRFILSNGHASMLLYSLLHLTGYDLPMEELKNFRQLHSKTPGHPEIGYTPGVETTTGPLGQGLANAVGLAIAEKTLAAQFNRPGHEIVDHNTYVFMGDGCLMEGISHEVCSLAGTLGLGKLIGFYDHNGISIDGETEGWFTDDTAKRFEAYHWHVVHEIDGHDPEAIKRAIEEAKQVTDKPSLIICRTVIGFGSPNKAGKEESHGAALGEEEVALTRKQLGWNYPPFEIPDEVYKGWDAKEKGRQVEASWNEKFAAYQEAYPELAAEFNRRMGGEMPENWQQVTQEYIEKLQAEPAKIASRKASQNALNVYGPVLPELLGGSADLAPSNLTIWSGSTSLKEDPAGNYIHYGVREFGMTAIANGIAHHGGFVPYTATFLMFVEYARNAARMAALMKARQIMVYTHDSIGLGEDGPTHQAVEQLASLRLTPNFSTWRPCDQVETAVAWKAAIERHNGPTALILSRQNLAQIERSPQQLKDVARGGYILKDAGGKPDLILIATGSEVEIAVQAAERLRGDGVAVRVVSLPSTDVFDAQDEAYRESVLPSDVSARVAVEAGIADYWYKYVGLKGAIVGMTGYGESAPAEKLFPYFGFTVENVVEKARKVLGK is encoded by the coding sequence ATGTCTCATCAGCTTTTAGCCAACGCCATTCGCGCGCTGAGTATGGATGCGGTACAGAAAGCCAAATCCGGCCACCCCGGCGCCCCGATGGGGATGGCGGATATCGCCGAAGTGCTGTGGAACGGCTTCCTCAAGCACAACCCGACTAATCCGACGTGGTACGACCGCGACCGCTTTATTCTTTCCAACGGTCACGCGTCGATGCTGCTCTACAGCCTGCTCCACCTCACAGGCTACGACCTGCCGATGGAAGAGCTGAAAAACTTCCGCCAGCTGCACTCCAAAACGCCGGGCCACCCGGAAATCGGCTATACGCCGGGCGTGGAAACCACCACCGGGCCGCTCGGCCAGGGGCTCGCGAACGCCGTGGGTCTGGCGATTGCCGAGAAAACGCTCGCGGCGCAGTTTAACCGCCCGGGCCATGAGATCGTCGATCACAATACCTATGTGTTTATGGGCGATGGCTGCCTGATGGAAGGTATCTCTCATGAGGTCTGTTCGCTCGCAGGCACGCTGGGCCTCGGCAAGCTCATTGGCTTCTACGATCACAACGGCATTTCCATTGATGGCGAGACCGAGGGCTGGTTTACCGACGACACCGCCAAACGTTTTGAAGCCTACCACTGGCACGTAGTGCATGAGATTGACGGCCACGATCCCGAGGCTATCAAACGCGCTATTGAAGAAGCGAAACAGGTTACCGATAAACCGTCGCTGATTATTTGTCGTACCGTGATTGGCTTCGGCTCGCCGAACAAAGCGGGCAAAGAGGAGTCCCACGGCGCGGCGCTTGGCGAAGAAGAAGTGGCGCTGACCCGCAAACAGCTCGGCTGGAACTATCCGCCGTTTGAAATTCCGGATGAAGTCTACAAAGGCTGGGATGCGAAAGAAAAAGGCCGCCAGGTTGAAGCGAGCTGGAACGAGAAATTCGCCGCTTATCAGGAAGCCTACCCGGAGCTGGCGGCCGAGTTTAACCGCCGTATGGGCGGCGAAATGCCGGAAAACTGGCAGCAGGTGACGCAGGAGTACATCGAAAAACTCCAGGCGGAACCGGCGAAAATCGCCTCCCGTAAGGCGTCTCAGAACGCGCTGAACGTTTATGGCCCGGTACTGCCGGAGTTGCTCGGCGGCTCGGCGGATCTGGCGCCCAGCAACCTGACTATCTGGTCGGGCTCGACATCGCTGAAAGAAGATCCGGCGGGCAACTATATTCATTACGGCGTACGTGAATTCGGCATGACGGCGATCGCCAACGGCATCGCCCACCACGGCGGCTTTGTGCCCTACACCGCTACCTTCCTGATGTTCGTCGAATACGCGCGCAACGCGGCGCGTATGGCGGCGCTGATGAAGGCGCGGCAGATTATGGTTTATACCCATGACTCTATCGGTCTTGGCGAAGACGGCCCGACGCACCAGGCGGTGGAGCAGCTCGCAAGCCTGCGCCTGACGCCGAATTTCAGCACCTGGCGCCCGTGTGACCAGGTGGAAACCGCGGTGGCGTGGAAAGCCGCTATCGAGCGCCATAACGGCCCGACGGCGCTGATCCTCTCCCGCCAGAACCTGGCGCAGATCGAGCGCTCGCCGCAGCAGTTGAAAGATGTGGCGCGCGGCGGTTATATCCTGAAAGACGCGGGCGGCAAACCGGATCTGATCCTGATTGCCACCGGTTCGGAAGTGGAAATCGCCGTTCAGGCGGCCGAACGACTGCGCGGCGACGGCGTGGCGGTGCGTGTGGTGTCGCTGCCGTCGACCGATGTGTTTGACGCGCAGGATGAAGCCTACCGCGAATCGGTGCTGCCGTCCGACGTCAGCGCGCGCGTCGCGGTGGAAGCGGGTATCGCCGACTACTGGTACAAATATGTCGGCCTGAAAGGCGCTATCGTCGGCATGACCGGCTATGGCGAATCCGCGCCTGCGGAGAAACTCTTCCCGTACTTCGGCTTTACCGTCGAGAACGTGGTGGAAAAAGCCCGCAAAGTGCTCGGCAAATAA